A genomic stretch from Helianthus annuus cultivar XRQ/B chromosome 1, HanXRQr2.0-SUNRISE, whole genome shotgun sequence includes:
- the LOC110939672 gene encoding serine carboxypeptidase-like 2 produces MIRYFVFLLFIQSCLITKSHSKSIIRRLPGYDGYLPFKLETGYVGIGEKEDLKLFYCFVESTRNPKEDPLIFHIPGGPGASALFAMLEEAGPLTLISDNLTLTLNPYAWTKMANIIFVDIPAGTGYSYAETKQGWTSSDTILAAHSNEFIKKFLIDHPKFLRNPLYISGYSYTGIVVPKVTLDLYEGIERGEQPPVNIQGYILGSPLTDKFMDINSRFEYAHRMALISDDIYKEAIDNCDGNYVDINLANLVCTNSLRSYEEFRMSKALSKWANTDLVRQALNIHQGKVGKWVVINQTLHYKYGKSDTICYSYDIFSSFSYHKQLTSKNCRALILSGDHDFTFPHVGTEQWITLLNLEVQTPWKPFYVDDQVGGYVTEYAQNNYSLTYASVRGAGHTVVFFKPKESMVLAQRWFSSQTYSSDS; encoded by the exons ATGATAAGATATTTTGTTTTCCTTCTCTTCATTCAATCCTGCCTGATAACTAAATCGCATTCCAAATCAATAATTAGAAGACTTCCTGGATATGATGGTTATCTTCCTTTCAAACTAGAAACCGG TTATGTGGGAATAGGGGAGAAAGAAGATCTAAAGTTGTTTTACTGTTTTGTTGAATCAACGAGAAATCCAAAAGAAGACCCTCTTATATTTCATATTCCTGGAGGTCCTGGGGCTTCTGCCTTATTTGCCATGTTGGAGGAAGCAG GTCCACTTACGTTAATTAGCGACAACCTCACATTAACATTGAATCCGTACGCATGGACAAAG ATGGCTAATATCATATTCGTGGATATACCTGCCGGTACCGGCTATTCTTACGCAGAAACCAAACAAGGGTGGACTAGTAGTGATACTATTCTTGCTGCCCATTCTAATGAGTTTATTAAAAAG TTTCTGATTGACCACCCCAAGTTTTTGCGGAATCCATTATACATATCGGGATACTCTTACACCGGCATTGTCGTTCCAAAAGTCACTCTAGACCTATATGAAG GTATTGAGCGTGGGGAGCAACCACCAGTGAACATTCAA GGCTACATTCTTGGCAGTCCTCTCACCGATAAGTTCATGGATATTAATTCAAGATTTGAATATGCTCATCGTATGGCATTGATATCGGATGATATTTACAAG GAAGCCATAGACAATTGTGATGGTAATTATGTGGACATTAATTTGGCCAACTTAGTATGCACAAATAGTCTCCGAAGTTATGAAGAG TTTCGTATGTCGAAAGCATTAAGTAAATGGGCCAACACTGATCTTGTACGACAAGCTCTCAACATTCATCAA GGAAAGGTTGGAAAATGGGTGGTTATCAACCAGACCTTGCATTACAAGTATGGAAAGAGTGACACAATTTGTTACTCTTATGACATCTTTAGTAGTTTCTCCTATCATAAACAACTTACTAGTAAAAATTGTCGAGCTTTGATCTTGAG TGGGGATCATGATTTCACATTTCCACATGTTGGCACTGAGCAATGGATAACTTTACTAAATCTTGAAGTCCAAACGCCATGGAAACCATTTTACGTTGATGATCAAGTCGGAGG ATATGTAACAGAATATGCACAAAACAATTATTCGTTGACATATGCTTCGGTTAGG GGCGCAGGGCATACGGTTGTATTTTTCAAGCCTAAGGAATCTATGGTATTGGCACAAAGGTGGTTTTCTTCACAAACTTATTCAAGCGATTCGTAG